In the Setaria italica strain Yugu1 chromosome VI, Setaria_italica_v2.0, whole genome shotgun sequence genome, one interval contains:
- the LOC101768180 gene encoding probable E3 ubiquitin-protein ligase RNF217 produces the protein MAAGSSSAGLVGEVDDFYFSVLAHGRNDDDDDELFPISDEKYAAELQLQEVIMSSAVAATAGSSSSLPRRSSTASNNAAAALASSAHGKGECSYASSSSRPSTFLADAAATSLVFCKICMDAVPPSDAHRAGRGCAHAFCGGCLARYVGAKIQERIADIRCPEERCGGALDPELCQGILPREVFERWGAALCEAMLLGAKTTYCPYKDCSATMLVDGDGDVRDVAEAECPSCRRLFCARCGVAPWHAGVTCAEYKRLGKGDRGKEDMMLLEMAKGRRWKRCPKCEYFVEKRDGCLHITCRCGFEFCYGCGGTWGITHSRCSTA, from the exons ATGGCAGCCGGGTCCTCCAGCGCGGGCCTCGTGGGCGAGGTCGACGACTTCTACTTCTCCGTCCTCGCCCACGGGcggaacgacgacgacgacgacgagctctTCCCGATATCCGACGAGAAGTACGCCGCGGAGCTCCAGCTGCAGGAGGTGATCATGTCCTCCGCGGTCGCGGCCACTGCGGGATCGTCCTCGTCCTTGCCACGTCGCAGCAGCACGGCTAGCAACAATGCCGCAGCAGCTCTGGCATCCTCGGCTCACGGCAAAGGTGAGTGCTCCtacgcctcgtcgtcgtcccggCCGTCAACgttcctcgccgacgccgccgcgacgTCGCTCGTCTTCTGCAAGATCTGCATGGACGCGGTGCCGCCGTCGGACGcgcaccgcgccggccgcggctgcGCGCACGCTTTCTGCGGCGGCTGCCTGGCGCGCTACGTCGGCGCCAAGATCCAGGAGCGGATCGCCGACATCCGGTGCCCCGAGgagcggtgcggcggcgcgctggACCCGGAGCTCTGCCAGGGCATCCTGCCCCGGGAGGTCTTCGAGCGGTGGGGCGCCGCGCTGTGCGAGGCCATGCTGCTGGGGGCCAAGACGACCTACTGCCCCTACAAGGACTGCTCGGCGACGATGCTggtggacggcgacggcgacgtccgCGACGTCGCGGAGGCGGAGTGCCCGAGCTGCCGGAGGCTCTTCTGTGCGCGGTGCGGCGTGGCGCCGTGGCACGCCGGCGTGACCTGCGCCGAGTACAAGAGGCTCGGGAAGGGGGACAGGGGCAAGGAGGACATGATGCTGCTCGAGATGGCCaaggggaggaggtggaagcgGTGCCCCAAGTGCGAGTACTTCGTGGAGAAACGCGACGGCTGCTTGCACATTACTTGCAG GTGTGGCTTCGAGTTTTGCTATGGATGTGGCGGCACGTGGGGAATAACTCACTCTCGTTGCAGCACAGCGTGA
- the LOC101761016 gene encoding probable E3 ubiquitin-protein ligase ARI8, whose protein sequence is MRPFPTAIAGAESGQQQHHHPCSICMEPMAPSEAHRCGAACGHAFCRACLSGHVLAKVEAGTGTGAVVRCPDPSCAGALDPELCRAALPPDVFERWWAALCESLFPAARRTYCPFPDCSEMMVADGDGDGGGGAEGCVTQSECQVCRRLFCARCRVAPWHAGVACDEYQRLAMGDGGREDMMLYEMAWAMSWKRCPKCRFFVDKIDGCAHIRCRCGFKFCYRCGTTWRSTH, encoded by the exons ATGAGGCCCTTC CCTACGGCAATAGCGGGAGCCGAGtcggggcagcagcagcaccaccacccctGTAGCATCTGCATGGAGCCCATGGCGCCTTCCGAGGCCCACCGCTGCGGCGCCGCCTGCGGGCACGCGTTCTGCCGCGCGTGCCTTTCCGGCCACGTCCTCGCCAAGGTCGAggccggcaccggcaccggcgccgtGGTGCGGTGCCCCGACCCGTCGTGCGCCGGGGCGCTCGACCCGGAGCTCTGCCGCGCGGCGCTGCCCCCCGACGTGTTCGAGCGCTGGTGGGCCGCGCTCTGCGAGTCCCTGTTCCCCGCCGCGCGGCGCACCTACTGCCCGTTCCCGGACTGCTCCGAGATGATGGtggcggacggcgacggcgacggcggtggcggcgccgaggGGTGCGTGACCCAGTCCGAGTGCCAGGTGTGCAGGCGGCTGTTCTGCGCGCGGTGCCGCGTGGCGCCGTGGCACGCCGGCGTGGCCTGCGACGAGTACCAGCGGCTCGCCATGGGGGACGGGGGCAGGGAGGACATGATGCTGTACGAGATGGCCTGGGCGATGAGCTGGAAGCGGTGCCCCAAATGCCGGTTCTTCGTCGACAAAATTGACGGCTGCGCACACATTAGATGCAG GTGTGGCTTCAAGTTTTGCTACCGGTGTGGAACAACATGGCGTTCGACTCATTag
- the LOC101768995 gene encoding probable E3 ubiquitin-protein ligase ARI9 — MAGAEGAQRNHPCSICMEPMAPAAAHRGGAACAHAFCRACLSGHVRAKLESGGAAGGGVVRCPDASCAAALDPELCRGALPSEVFERWCRALCESLFLGACRTYCPFPDCSEMMVADDDGGEECVTQSECQGCRRLFCARCGVPWHAGVSCEEFARLGEGERAREDLLLVEAAREGNWKRCPRCRFYVEKSSGCLHITCRCGFEFCYGCSKPWALIHDDCPGA, encoded by the exons ATGGCCGGAGCCGAGGGCGCGCAGCGCAACCACCCCTGCAGCATCTGCATGGAGCCCAtggcgcccgccgcggcgcaccgcggcggcgccgcctgcgCGCACGCATTCTGCCGCGCGTGCCTGTCCGGCCacgtccgcgccaagctcgagtcgggcggcgccgccggaggcggCGTGGTGCGGTGCCCCGACGCGTCCTGCGCGGCCGCGCTCGACCCGGAGCTCTGCCGCGGGGCGCTCCCCTCCGAGGTCTTCGAGCGGTGGTGCCGCGCGCTCTGCGAGTCCCTGTTCCTCGGCGCGTGCCGCACCTACTGCCCGTTCCCGGACTGCTCCGAGATGATGGTGGcggacgacgatggcggcgaGGAGTGCGTGACCCAGTCCGAGTGCCAGGGGTGCCGGCGGCTGTTCTGCGCGCGCTGCGGTGTGCCGTGGCACGCCGGCGTGTCCTGCGAGGAGTTCGCGCGGCTCGGCGAGGGGGAGCGCGCGCGGGAGGACCTGCTGCTCGTGGAGGCCGCCCGCGAGGGCAACTGGAAACGCTGCCCGCGCTGCAGGTTCTACGTCGAGAAGTCCAGTGGCTGCCTGCACATTACCTGCAG ATGCGGGTTTGAGTTCTGCTATGGATGCTCTAAGCCATGGGCGCTGATACATGACGACTGCCCTGGGGCTTGA